A section of the Ruania halotolerans genome encodes:
- a CDS encoding ABC transporter substrate-binding protein gives MKRQLSTTPLTRRSALGLGALGLGTLAACNVSTETGSGTGAENPEFGFEGIPDSGADLPTEDVTIGWMDSGDLKAMFLEPFFASYMDKHANITVDYQPSSWDTINEAIPVAVRNNSAPDVFARPASMPTQSAISEGWISPLDDVVPDFEEWKAGFPEGAFIPGVHVFDGLTYTWPMNSSKRFEYLQLTNTALLADAGYDPAARLGLDDLREVCRAVTENGDGDAYGLMIDGTRIAQVALMFAQMLGHSVINTGGFRGLDLRTGEYDLTAPEVIEAFELLLAIDADGSIFPGYISLDDATARSRFPQGVAGILLDGPWAIPAYQRDFPDFEFEVGQPPSADGGASAPYPFWEQGANDLYLFAGARHPEVIGDMFHYLGSAEGQANIIVAAQGNLSSVTPSANELAAQSTELDARAVAAVEVAGELMRLAPDPRLRNADNAEVILRHQPPSTTFADLGQAVFSGQGELRASLQQLEDESNRALDEAISAAQEAGANVSREDWVFANWDPSADFTAEQYQGA, from the coding sequence GTGAAACGACAACTCAGTACCACCCCACTCACCCGGCGCAGCGCCCTCGGACTCGGCGCCCTCGGTCTTGGCACGCTCGCAGCGTGCAACGTCAGCACCGAGACCGGGTCCGGCACCGGAGCCGAGAACCCGGAGTTCGGATTCGAGGGCATCCCGGACTCGGGAGCCGATCTGCCCACCGAGGACGTCACGATCGGCTGGATGGATTCCGGTGACCTGAAGGCGATGTTCCTCGAACCATTCTTCGCCTCCTATATGGACAAGCACGCGAATATCACCGTCGACTACCAGCCGAGCTCCTGGGACACCATCAATGAGGCCATCCCGGTCGCCGTGCGCAACAACAGCGCCCCGGACGTGTTCGCCCGACCGGCGAGCATGCCGACCCAGTCCGCGATCAGCGAGGGGTGGATCAGTCCGCTCGACGACGTCGTCCCGGACTTCGAGGAGTGGAAGGCAGGTTTCCCGGAGGGCGCCTTCATCCCGGGCGTCCATGTCTTCGACGGGCTGACCTATACCTGGCCGATGAACTCCAGCAAGAGGTTCGAATACCTGCAGCTGACGAACACCGCGCTGCTCGCCGATGCCGGATACGACCCGGCGGCGCGCCTCGGTCTCGACGACCTGCGTGAGGTGTGCCGCGCGGTGACCGAGAACGGGGACGGCGATGCCTATGGGCTGATGATCGACGGAACCAGGATCGCCCAGGTGGCGCTGATGTTCGCGCAGATGCTCGGGCATTCGGTGATCAACACCGGCGGGTTCCGCGGTCTGGATCTGCGTACCGGCGAGTACGACCTCACGGCACCGGAGGTGATCGAGGCGTTCGAGCTCTTGCTCGCGATCGATGCCGACGGGAGCATCTTCCCCGGCTACATCAGCCTCGACGATGCCACGGCGCGTTCCCGGTTCCCGCAGGGGGTGGCTGGGATCCTCCTCGACGGCCCCTGGGCAATCCCGGCGTATCAGCGGGATTTCCCGGACTTCGAGTTCGAGGTCGGTCAACCCCCGAGCGCCGACGGCGGAGCGTCGGCCCCGTACCCGTTCTGGGAGCAGGGCGCCAACGACCTGTACCTGTTCGCCGGAGCGCGCCATCCCGAGGTGATCGGTGACATGTTCCACTATCTGGGCTCTGCCGAAGGGCAGGCGAACATCATCGTCGCCGCACAGGGCAACTTGTCCTCGGTGACGCCGTCGGCCAACGAGTTGGCGGCGCAGAGCACCGAACTCGATGCGCGTGCCGTGGCCGCGGTCGAGGTGGCGGGTGAGCTGATGCGGTTGGCTCCGGACCCCCGCCTGCGTAATGCGGACAACGCGGAGGTGATCCTGCGGCACCAGCCGCCGAGCACCACCTTCGCTGACCTGGGGCAGGCAGTGTTCAGTGGTCAGGGCGAGTTGCGCGCCTCGCTCCAACAGCTGGAGGACGAGAGCAACCGGGCTCTCGACGAGGCGATCAGTGCGGCACAGGAGGCGGGCGCGAACGTCTCACGGGAGGACTGGGTATTCGCGAACTGGGACCCGTCCGCCGACTTCACTGCTGAGCAGTATCAAGGTGCCTGA
- a CDS encoding carbohydrate ABC transporter permease, translating into MTTSTQAPPRSAGAGLWRQILKHRWCYVFMVPTLVLSALFTFYPIFMSWYFSFLEWSGYTNDRAWVGLDNYARLIQDAAFWGAFGRSFLFVLVAVPIKLAISLLLAILLNNESMKLSPVFRTMFFLPVVTTAAIVGIIMTFVLDPFNGPVNQALTSSGLVEQAIDFRGDKDAALWTVMGVEIWKNMGITMVYWLAALQTVPTTYYEAARIDGAGRWHLLRHITVPILAPFAAIITLLTANQTLHVFAIVQAMTQGGPARASEVMEVYIYREAFVGDGGLPELGYASAAGVFFGLAVMVVALLQIWVAKKAHSMRAAMGAQR; encoded by the coding sequence ATGACGACGAGCACGCAGGCGCCACCCCGATCCGCTGGCGCAGGACTGTGGCGCCAGATCCTCAAGCATCGCTGGTGCTATGTCTTCATGGTGCCCACCCTGGTGCTCTCGGCGTTGTTCACGTTCTACCCGATCTTCATGTCGTGGTACTTCTCCTTCCTGGAGTGGAGCGGGTACACCAACGACCGCGCCTGGGTGGGGCTGGACAACTACGCCCGCCTCATCCAGGATGCCGCGTTCTGGGGTGCGTTCGGCCGCTCGTTCCTGTTCGTGCTGGTGGCGGTCCCGATCAAGCTGGCCATCTCACTGCTGCTGGCGATCCTGCTGAACAACGAGTCGATGAAGCTCTCGCCGGTGTTCCGCACGATGTTCTTCCTGCCGGTCGTGACCACCGCGGCGATCGTGGGGATCATCATGACGTTCGTTCTCGACCCGTTCAACGGACCAGTCAATCAGGCCCTCACCTCGTCCGGGCTCGTCGAGCAGGCGATCGACTTCCGTGGGGACAAGGACGCCGCGTTGTGGACGGTCATGGGTGTCGAGATCTGGAAGAACATGGGCATCACCATGGTCTATTGGCTGGCCGCCCTGCAGACCGTGCCGACGACGTACTACGAGGCCGCCCGGATCGACGGGGCCGGCCGCTGGCACCTGCTGCGGCATATCACGGTGCCGATCCTGGCACCGTTCGCCGCGATCATCACGTTGCTCACCGCCAACCAGACCTTGCACGTGTTCGCCATCGTGCAGGCAATGACCCAGGGCGGGCCCGCACGGGCGAGCGAGGTGATGGAGGTCTACATCTACCGCGAGGCGTTCGTCGGTGACGGCGGGCTTCCCGAGCTCGGGTACGCCTCTGCGGCCGGGGTCTTCTTCGGCCTCGCGGTGATGGTGGTCGCCCTGCTGCAGATCTGGGTGGCGAAGAAGGCGCACTCGATGCGCGCGGCGATGGGAGCACAACGATGA
- a CDS encoding carbohydrate ABC transporter permease — translation MSRILTPPTSAHHGLDGAAPTEGATSPPQRRSRAVLRATIISIILIPICLVWIYPFIWMISTSLKTNAEAFSGLGLVPETLQLGNYIRVWSEANIARYFVNTVLITAGSIVISVVSTAMIGYVLGRYKFPGRFVIVALLAFAVFLPEGYTIIPIFDLIHSLGLADSLWGITLAEAGGAHVIAILLFAGFFSQLPKELEEAAVLDGAGFLRIFWKVYLPLAKPVTATAIVLQFMHSWNDFLLPLVLTLNQPDLRTLAVGIYHFQGEYFTDWVGMAAASTISLMPIIVAFLFLQRYFVEGVAGAVKQ, via the coding sequence ATGAGCCGGATCCTGACCCCGCCCACGTCGGCGCACCACGGCCTCGACGGTGCCGCGCCCACGGAGGGCGCCACGAGCCCGCCGCAGCGTCGTTCCCGGGCTGTCCTTCGGGCGACGATCATCTCGATCATCCTGATCCCGATCTGCCTGGTGTGGATCTACCCGTTCATCTGGATGATCTCGACGTCACTGAAGACCAACGCGGAGGCCTTTTCTGGCCTCGGGTTGGTTCCGGAGACACTGCAGCTGGGCAACTACATCCGGGTGTGGAGCGAGGCGAACATCGCTCGCTACTTCGTCAACACGGTGCTGATCACCGCAGGTTCGATCGTGATCAGCGTCGTCTCCACCGCGATGATCGGGTACGTCCTGGGCCGGTACAAGTTTCCCGGCCGGTTCGTGATCGTGGCGTTGCTCGCCTTTGCCGTGTTCCTGCCCGAGGGGTACACCATCATCCCGATCTTCGACCTCATCCACTCTCTCGGTCTGGCCGACTCGTTGTGGGGCATCACGCTGGCCGAGGCCGGTGGTGCGCACGTGATCGCCATCCTGTTGTTCGCGGGTTTCTTCAGTCAGTTGCCCAAGGAGCTCGAGGAGGCGGCTGTGCTCGACGGCGCAGGGTTCCTGAGGATCTTCTGGAAGGTGTACCTCCCACTGGCCAAGCCGGTGACGGCCACCGCGATCGTGCTGCAGTTCATGCACTCCTGGAACGACTTCCTGCTCCCGTTGGTCCTCACGTTGAACCAACCGGACCTGCGCACGCTGGCCGTGGGCATCTACCACTTCCAAGGGGAGTACTTCACCGACTGGGTGGGGATGGCTGCTGCCTCCACGATTAGCCTCATGCCCATCATCGTCGCGTTCCTTTTCCTGCAGCGGTACTTCGTCGAAGGAGTAGCCGGTGCCGTCAAGCAGTAG
- a CDS encoding sulfatase-like hydrolase/transferase: protein MPTSAARPNIIVVFTDQQRWDTTGAGGNPLGLTPEFDEMAHAGTYLAQAFTANPVCAPARAAIQTGTYGTTSGCYRNGTTLGGARTMAHHFADAGYATGYIGKWHLADSEPVPSDQRGGYASWLGSNLLEFTSDAYRTIVFDDDGDPVMLPGYRSDALFDAAIRFVADHSRPSLTSGRAAAPFFLFCSLIEPHHQNEVDTYPAPTGYAQRYTGRWMPPDLIAGDSDSSTAHEHMGGYLGQIRRIDEGLGRLIDALRSVGQLENTIIAFTSDHGNHFRTRNAEYKRSCHDSSIRVPFALRGPGFDGGGRVDRPVSTIDLPPTLLDAAGIDVPEEMQGHSIVPLLHESDPEFPGEAFVQVSESELGRTIRTERWKYHVVAPQADPWTENSSDRYLESELYDLANDPYELRNVAGVPAFADVAEELRQRLVRRMVAAGETAPVIEAAPRRSAPLQPTPQVDDGTWIPVRFGHQSPQVARP from the coding sequence GTGCCGACATCAGCTGCTCGACCGAACATCATCGTGGTCTTCACCGACCAGCAGCGGTGGGACACCACCGGTGCTGGTGGCAATCCGTTAGGACTGACCCCCGAGTTCGACGAGATGGCGCACGCCGGTACGTATCTTGCCCAGGCGTTCACTGCGAATCCGGTCTGCGCCCCGGCCAGGGCGGCCATCCAGACCGGGACGTACGGGACGACGTCGGGCTGCTACCGCAACGGCACCACCCTCGGGGGTGCGCGCACGATGGCACACCATTTCGCCGACGCCGGCTATGCCACGGGATACATCGGCAAGTGGCACCTGGCCGATTCCGAGCCCGTCCCGAGCGACCAGCGCGGCGGGTACGCCTCCTGGCTGGGGTCCAACCTGCTCGAGTTCACCTCGGACGCCTACCGCACCATCGTTTTCGACGACGACGGCGACCCAGTCATGCTTCCCGGCTACCGATCCGACGCATTGTTCGATGCGGCGATCCGGTTCGTGGCCGACCATTCCCGCCCGTCGCTCACGAGCGGCCGCGCCGCTGCACCGTTTTTCCTGTTCTGCTCGCTGATTGAACCGCACCACCAGAACGAAGTGGACACCTACCCGGCCCCGACCGGTTACGCGCAGCGGTACACGGGTCGGTGGATGCCGCCTGACCTCATCGCCGGCGATTCGGACTCGTCCACCGCGCACGAGCACATGGGCGGGTATTTGGGGCAGATCCGCCGCATCGATGAGGGCCTGGGCCGGCTGATCGACGCCCTGCGGAGCGTGGGACAGCTGGAGAACACGATCATCGCGTTCACGTCGGATCACGGTAATCACTTCCGTACAAGAAACGCCGAGTACAAGCGTTCCTGTCACGACAGCTCGATCCGGGTTCCGTTCGCGCTGCGCGGGCCGGGCTTCGACGGCGGTGGGCGGGTGGACCGCCCGGTGAGCACGATCGACCTTCCTCCCACACTGCTCGATGCGGCGGGCATCGATGTACCGGAGGAGATGCAGGGGCATTCGATCGTGCCGCTACTGCACGAATCGGACCCTGAGTTCCCAGGGGAGGCATTCGTGCAGGTCAGTGAATCGGAATTGGGTCGAACGATCCGAACCGAGCGGTGGAAATACCACGTGGTCGCTCCGCAGGCGGACCCATGGACCGAGAACTCGAGCGATCGCTATCTCGAGTCCGAGCTGTACGACCTAGCCAACGATCCCTACGAACTGCGCAACGTTGCCGGTGTCCCGGCGTTCGCGGACGTGGCCGAGGAACTACGCCAACGGCTGGTGCGGCGCATGGTGGCAGCAGGGGAGACGGCGCCCGTGATCGAGGCGGCGCCGCGGCGCAGCGCACCGCTGCAGCCGACGCCTCAGGTGGATGACGGCACCTGGATCCCCGTGCGGTTCGGCCATCAGAGCCCCCAGGTGGCGCGCCCCTGA
- the trxA gene encoding thioredoxin: MPTIDITAENFDQTITENDIVLIDFWAEWCGPCKQFAPVYEKASEAHDDITFAKVDTEVEQALAGQAGIQAIPTLMAFRDGVLVFNQAGALPAKSLEQLIEGVKGLNMDEVKAEVAEQKAAHEAGHTEQG, from the coding sequence GTGCCCACTATCGACATCACCGCCGAGAACTTCGACCAGACGATCACCGAGAACGACATCGTGCTGATCGACTTCTGGGCCGAGTGGTGCGGACCGTGCAAGCAGTTCGCACCCGTCTACGAGAAGGCCTCCGAAGCACACGACGACATCACGTTCGCGAAGGTGGACACCGAGGTCGAGCAAGCGCTCGCTGGGCAGGCCGGGATCCAGGCGATCCCCACCCTGATGGCCTTCCGGGACGGAGTCCTCGTCTTCAACCAGGCCGGTGCGTTGCCGGCGAAGTCCCTCGAACAGCTCATCGAGGGCGTCAAGGGCCTGAACATGGACGAGGTCAAGGCCGAAGTGGCCGAGCAGAAGGCCGCCCACGAGGCCGGCCACACCGAGCAGGGCTGA
- a CDS encoding YggS family pyridoxal phosphate-dependent enzyme: MTAVAASIEAVQCRIAAAAEAAGRDPSEVRLLLAVKRVEAARIREAFAAGATLIGQNRAQELVATEPDLVDIPHESHFIGHLQSNKVNQVMRWADCVQSVDSTKLAHRLDRAAEARERDLDVFIQVNTSGEETKAGVTPESAGELAAVVGSLEHLHLRGFMTIGAHSADLDEVRASYTRLTQVAAAVVDSGASGTGEAGELSMGMSGDLEIAIAAGATMVRVGTGVFGARAL, from the coding sequence ATGACGGCGGTCGCTGCCTCGATCGAGGCCGTCCAGTGCCGTATCGCCGCGGCCGCCGAGGCGGCAGGGCGCGACCCGTCCGAGGTACGGCTGTTACTTGCGGTCAAGCGAGTCGAGGCTGCCCGGATCCGGGAGGCGTTCGCCGCGGGCGCCACGCTGATCGGGCAGAACCGCGCCCAGGAGCTCGTGGCCACCGAGCCCGATCTCGTTGACATCCCGCACGAGAGCCATTTCATCGGGCACTTGCAGTCGAACAAGGTGAACCAGGTGATGCGCTGGGCCGACTGTGTACAAAGTGTCGACTCAACGAAGCTGGCGCACCGGCTCGACCGCGCTGCCGAGGCCCGCGAACGCGATCTGGACGTGTTCATCCAGGTGAACACCTCGGGCGAGGAGACCAAAGCGGGTGTGACGCCCGAATCGGCAGGCGAGCTGGCCGCCGTCGTGGGCTCGCTCGAGCACCTGCACCTGCGCGGCTTCATGACCATCGGTGCCCACTCCGCAGACCTCGACGAGGTGCGCGCGAGCTACACCAGACTCACCCAGGTAGCCGCCGCCGTCGTGGATTCGGGTGCCTCCGGCACCGGCGAAGCAGGCGAGCTGTCTATGGGGATGTCCGGCGACCTGGAGATCGCGATCGCTGCCGGCGCCACCATGGTGCGGGTGGGCACGGGAGTGTTCGGCGCCCGGGCTCTCTAG
- a CDS encoding pentapeptide repeat-containing protein has translation MTPEELRGATLTRHDFDGEVWIGAEIDELELDNSSLCRIRAAQGTWERCTFTDCDFTGADLAGLTTRDTGLVRCTLDGARLTGSSWLRSRLREVRATEVVADLLSAHSATWTDVTFTNANLRQADFTDARLQRVRFIDCDLSEARFAGMRAQQVTMTGCRLERISGVDALRGVTMTHGDAVSGLGSFAEHLGITLTEESR, from the coding sequence GTGACTCCCGAGGAACTGCGCGGCGCGACCTTGACCAGGCACGACTTCGACGGTGAGGTGTGGATCGGCGCCGAGATCGACGAACTCGAGCTGGACAACTCCTCCCTCTGCCGCATCCGAGCCGCCCAAGGCACCTGGGAGCGCTGCACGTTCACGGACTGCGACTTCACCGGAGCCGATCTGGCCGGCCTGACCACCCGCGACACCGGCCTGGTCCGGTGCACGCTCGACGGCGCCCGACTCACCGGATCCTCATGGCTGCGCTCGCGCCTGCGTGAGGTCCGGGCCACAGAGGTGGTCGCCGACCTGCTTTCCGCGCACAGCGCCACCTGGACCGATGTGACCTTCACCAACGCGAACCTTCGCCAGGCCGACTTCACCGACGCACGGCTGCAGCGAGTTCGCTTCATCGACTGCGATCTCTCCGAGGCACGGTTCGCCGGGATGCGGGCTCAGCAGGTCACCATGACCGGCTGTCGCCTCGAGCGCATCTCCGGCGTGGACGCACTGCGCGGAGTCACGATGACCCATGGCGATGCCGTGAGCGGACTCGGCTCATTCGCCGAGCACCTCGGCATCACCCTCACCGAGGAAAGCCGATGA
- a CDS encoding YccF domain-containing protein has product MRTLLNIIWLVFAGFWLAVGYAVAGLICCILIITIPFGIASFRIAAYVIWPFGREVVRRSDAGAGSTIGNIIWFIVAGWWLIIGHVVTAIPLFITIIGIPMGWANLKLIPISLTPFGREIVETHRPFAS; this is encoded by the coding sequence GTGCGCACCTTGCTCAACATCATCTGGCTCGTCTTCGCCGGTTTCTGGCTGGCCGTCGGATATGCCGTGGCCGGCCTGATCTGCTGCATTCTGATCATCACGATCCCGTTCGGGATCGCCTCCTTCCGGATCGCCGCCTATGTGATCTGGCCGTTCGGCCGGGAGGTGGTGCGCCGATCTGACGCCGGCGCGGGCTCGACTATCGGGAACATCATCTGGTTCATCGTGGCCGGCTGGTGGCTGATCATTGGGCACGTCGTCACGGCGATCCCGCTGTTCATCACCATCATCGGCATTCCGATGGGGTGGGCGAATCTCAAGTTGATCCCGATCTCGCTGACCCCGTTCGGACGGGAGATCGTCGAGACGCACCGGCCGTTCGCCAGTTGA
- a CDS encoding carboxymuconolactone decarboxylase family protein — protein sequence MTSRTPTRSASPEVFRHLMGLDALLADSLGPVLHGLVQLRASQINGCAYCVDLHSRTLERHGVPYRTIFGVGAWHESPFFDETQRVALTFTEALTGGIDLIDDETWQRAGDLLGERGRADLVVAIGTINTMNMSGISTHLSPTP from the coding sequence GTGACCTCACGCACCCCCACCCGAAGCGCATCCCCAGAGGTGTTCCGCCACCTGATGGGCCTGGACGCCCTCTTGGCTGACTCGCTGGGACCGGTGCTCCATGGCCTGGTTCAACTGCGCGCCTCGCAGATCAACGGCTGCGCCTACTGCGTGGACCTGCACTCGCGCACCCTGGAGCGGCACGGCGTGCCCTACCGAACGATCTTCGGGGTAGGCGCCTGGCACGAGAGCCCGTTCTTCGATGAGACCCAGCGCGTGGCGCTGACCTTCACCGAGGCCCTCACCGGCGGTATCGACCTCATCGACGATGAGACCTGGCAGCGTGCCGGGGACCTGCTCGGCGAGCGAGGTCGTGCCGATCTGGTGGTGGCCATCGGCACCATCAACACCATGAATATGAGTGGCATCAGCACACATCTGAGTCCGACGCCGTAA
- a CDS encoding RrF2 family transcriptional regulator has translation MRMTEGVEWAAHICILLHWVRQDSGHPVPAARLAQAYALPTAYLTKQLQALARAGITESTAGRTGGIRLMRPATEVTLMDVVAAIEGPEDAFRCTEIRQRGMNAGQPATEFTEPCGIAHAMRRAELAWRRELAATTIADLAGTAPAGRAADARRYLLGTSPTLRKDQS, from the coding sequence ATGCGAATGACCGAAGGCGTGGAGTGGGCTGCACACATCTGCATCCTGCTGCACTGGGTACGCCAGGACTCCGGCCACCCAGTCCCCGCCGCACGCCTGGCCCAGGCATACGCCCTCCCGACGGCGTACCTCACCAAGCAGCTGCAGGCCCTCGCCCGCGCAGGCATCACCGAATCGACAGCAGGGCGGACCGGCGGAATCCGGCTCATGCGACCGGCCACCGAGGTGACGCTGATGGACGTGGTCGCCGCGATCGAGGGCCCTGAGGACGCGTTCCGGTGCACAGAGATCCGCCAACGCGGGATGAACGCCGGCCAGCCCGCCACCGAGTTCACCGAGCCCTGCGGCATCGCACACGCCATGCGTCGAGCGGAGCTGGCCTGGCGGCGCGAGCTCGCTGCCACCACCATCGCCGATCTTGCCGGAACAGCACCGGCCGGACGCGCCGCCGATGCCCGTCGCTATCTTCTCGGCACCTCACCCACCCTCAGAAAGGACCAGTCGTGA
- a CDS encoding LacI family DNA-binding transcriptional regulator codes for MSVTMRDVALLAGVSMKTVSNVVNDQPHVHPVTRERVQRAIGELGYRPNLSARGLRSGRTGVIGLAVPELRLDYFAELADAVITAAEAHNLGVIISQLGGDRAREVEVLTHGLRQTDGLLFSPERLGIADRDLLDTVNHPLVLLGERIFGGPTDHVTMHNSTAARAAVEHLIDGGRRRIAVIGAHPNRRVYEVRPSDLRVEGYREALTRAGLDLDERLERVAAPWHPQNGADATRSLLADGIDVDAIFALNDSLAFGVVRALAEAGRRVPDDVAVIGFDNVDHGRFTQPSLSSVDPGREEIARTAVAMLIERINWHPSAGRAPRQYKADFSIVARESTGGTSEVRQPVNGRSGSTTSGMNESGA; via the coding sequence GTGAGTGTGACCATGCGCGATGTTGCGCTCCTGGCGGGGGTGTCGATGAAGACGGTGTCCAACGTCGTGAACGACCAGCCACATGTGCATCCCGTGACGCGCGAACGCGTTCAACGGGCGATCGGCGAGCTCGGGTACCGACCGAATCTGTCCGCTCGCGGACTCCGCTCGGGGCGTACAGGCGTCATCGGCCTCGCGGTGCCCGAACTGCGGCTGGACTACTTCGCCGAACTCGCAGACGCGGTGATCACAGCCGCCGAAGCACACAATCTTGGCGTCATCATCAGCCAGCTCGGCGGCGACCGCGCACGCGAGGTGGAGGTCCTGACCCACGGCCTTCGGCAGACCGACGGCCTGCTCTTCAGTCCGGAACGCCTCGGCATCGCCGATCGAGACTTGCTTGACACCGTCAACCATCCACTCGTCCTGCTGGGAGAGCGGATCTTCGGCGGACCGACAGACCACGTCACGATGCACAACAGCACTGCCGCACGTGCGGCGGTCGAACATCTCATTGACGGCGGGCGCCGCAGAATCGCTGTGATCGGAGCGCATCCGAATCGGCGCGTGTACGAGGTACGACCATCCGACCTGCGCGTCGAGGGCTACCGCGAAGCGCTCACCCGTGCGGGCCTGGACCTGGACGAGCGGCTCGAACGGGTGGCCGCACCGTGGCATCCCCAGAACGGCGCTGATGCCACCCGCAGCCTCCTGGCCGACGGGATAGACGTGGACGCCATCTTTGCTCTGAACGACTCGTTGGCGTTCGGCGTCGTCCGGGCACTGGCCGAAGCAGGACGCCGCGTACCCGACGATGTGGCCGTTATCGGCTTCGACAACGTCGACCACGGGCGCTTCACCCAACCGTCGCTCTCCAGCGTTGATCCAGGGCGCGAGGAGATAGCTCGCACCGCAGTGGCGATGCTCATCGAACGCATCAACTGGCACCCCTCCGCGGGGCGCGCGCCGCGGCAGTACAAGGCCGACTTCAGCATCGTGGCCCGAGAATCCACCGGGGGTACAAGCGAGGTTCGCCAGCCGGTGAACGGCCGATCTGGCTCGACGACCTCCGGCATGAACGAGAGTGGAGCATGA